Sequence from the Chloroflexota bacterium genome:
AGAAGTTCAGAACGACCGGACGCCCGCGGAGGTCCGCGAGGTCGATCGTCGTGCCACCGAGCGAGACGAGCCGAAACTCCGGGGCGACGCGACCGACGAGCGGCGATTCGATCCGTCCTGGGTCACGGGCGAAACCGACCGCGACAAGCGCCATGACTCCGACGACCGCCACGCCGACGACCAGCGACGCGAGGAGTCGCGAGCGCGAGGACCGGATCGCCGCCGCGCTCACGTCGTCGCCCCAGCCGCCACGGCCTCCGGGTCGGGGGCGGTCGCGCGGGTCGATCGCGCGGTCAGCCGAGGCGCCAGCGCAGCGAGACCGCCGGTCGCGACGAGGAGCCCTCCCACCCACAGCCAGCTCATGAATGGCTGGATCGTCAAACGGAGGGAGGCCGTGCCGGCGAGCGGGTCGACATCGAGCAAGACGAGGTAGACGTCGGTGGTCAGGCCCGGGACGATCGCCGGGGTGGCGATCGTCTGCGCGGAGTTCGGAAAAAGGCTCAGGTCAGAGGTGACCAGCTGATCGAGGCCAGGCCCCCCGACGTGCACGGCTGCCCGGACGATCGAACGGTCCGGGCGAACCTCGCTCGAGATCCTGGCCAGCTCGACGTGGTACGCGCCGAGGTCGAGCGTCTGGCCGTCGCGGAGGGTCGCCGTGGCGTCCTGTCGCCCGGCCGCGGCGGCGACGATGACGAGCGCGACGAGGGCGATACCAGCGTGGCTCAGCAACGCCCCGACTCGCCGGGGTGGCCAGCTGAACCATGTCGCGGGGTTCGTCCGGACGCCCCGCGGCGGTCGACGGCGGCGCGCGAGGTCGACCAGATAGCTCGTCGACTGGACGAGCGCGAACCCACCGATCGCGACCCCGAGGATGAGTTCGGGCGGGCCACCGACGAGGAGATCGCCGATCGCGAGGCCGACCCCCGTGATCGCGCCCGGCACGAGGCGCCGGCGCGCCGCTGGCGTCCAGGAGCCCCACGGCAGCGACGGCCCGATGCCGGCGAGAACGAGCAGGCCGAGCGCGATCGGCCCGATGACCCGCTCGAAGTACGGCGCCCCGACGCTGACCTGCCGACCGGTCGCCGCCTCGACGAAGAGCGGAAACAGGGTTCCCACGAGGACGGTCATGGCGATCGCGACGAGCAGCAGGTTGTTCACGAGAAAGGCGACCCCGCGCGCGCCGAGCGCGCCGCCGGGCGGCCCGCCCGGAAGGCGCCAGACCGCGAGCAGGACCGACCCCGTCACGGCGCCGCCGACGAGGGCGAGGAAGAGCGGCCCGATCGGTGTATTCGTGAAGCTGTGGACCGAGGAGAGGATGCCGCTTCGGGTGATGAGCGTCGCCACGAGGGTGAGCGAGAATGAGGCGACGACGAGGGCCACGTTCCAGGCGGCGAGCGAGCCGCGCCGCGCCTGCACCATCGCCGAGTGGAGGAACGCCGTCGCGGTCAACCACGGCAGGAGCGCGACATTCTCCACCGGATCCCAGGCCCAGTAACCACCCCAGCCGAGCACCGCATACGACCACCAGGCCCCGAGCACGAGCCCCATGCTCAACGCGACCCAGGCGCCGAGCGTCCAGCGGCGCGTCGCGGCCAGCCACGGCCGATCGAGCTCACCCCGAACGAGCGCCGAGATCGTCAGCGCGAACGGGATCGCCAGACCGACGAGGCCGAGATAGAGGAGCGGCGGATGGACGACCATGAGCGGGTTGTTCTGAAGGAGCGGATTGGGCCCGGGCCCGTCGGCCGGAACCGGTGACACCCGTCCCCACGGGTTGCCGGGACCGACGACGATGCCGAGAAAGAAGACGAGCAATCCGAACAAGACGGCGAGAGCCGGCGGGAGCCGCCCCTCGTCGCGGGCGGCGGTGCGCAGGACAAGCAGCGCGGTCAGTGACGCCAGGAGCCCCGCCCAGAAGAGGATCGAGCCCTCGAGCGCTCCCCAGAGCGAGGCGATCGTGTAGAGGAGCGGCGTTTCGCGGCCCCCGACCTGGGCCACGTAGACGACCGAGAAGTCATGGACGACGAGGGCGACGACCATGATCACATTCGCCCCGATCGCGAGGGCGGCCGTGGCGAAGACGAACCGCCGGAGGCTTGGATCGAAGCTGCCCGATCGCACCGCCCGCAGGGCGACAACCAGGCCAAGCACGGCCAGCACGAACCCGGCGAGACTGGCGGTGAGTCCGGCGCTCCCGATCATCCGCCGCCCCGGATCTGCTGCAGGATGTCGGGCGGGATTGTCTCCCCGGGCTTGAGCGGTTCGTACACCGCGGAGTGCTTGATGAGGATCTCGTCGGCCGCGAAGGCCCTGGGCCCGAAGGTTCGCCCGACGAGGACGACGCCGATCCCGTCGCGGAAGAGGGCGGTCGGGAGGAACCGGCTCGTCACGGTCTCGGTCGTCTGCCCATCCGACACCCGGAACGACAGCGCGCCCGTCGAGCGGTCGAAGGTGACTGAGCCTGCGACGACGATCCCGTACAGTCGGACCGGGCCGTTGACCGGGCTCGCCGCGAGTTCGGTCGGCGTCACGTAGTAGACCACCGCGTTCGTGACCGCAAGGCCAAGAAGCGCGATGAGCGCCGCGACGACCAATCCGAGCCCGAGGAGCGTCGCCGGCCGGGCGCGCATCAGCGAACCTGCGGCAGGGTCCGCGCCTCCGCCTCCGCCTCCGCCTCGACCTCCCTCCGGCGCTCGATCGCCGCCTGAGCCGAGCGAGCCGCGCGCAGGCGGCGCCCGAGCGTTGCGGCGTAGACGCCGAGCGCACCGAGGGCCGCGAGGTATGCGCCGGCGACAAAGGCGATGTCGGTCATGACCGTTCGAGCAGCGCCAGCTCGGCCTCATCGCGCGCCCGCTCGAGCTCGAGCCGGCGGTTGAGCAGGTACAGGAAGAGCAGCGTGTAGGCGAGGACGCTCGCCAGCAGCTCCGCCAGCAGCACGTCGCCGATCGTCGGGTCGCCGGGTTGGATGATCGTCGGTGGTTGGTGCAGGCTCCGCCACCACAGGACGGAGAAATGGACGATCGGGACGTTCGCAAAGCCGACGATCCCGATGACCGCGCCGGCGCGAGCCCGGCGAACCCGGTCGACGATCGACGCGCGGACGAGGACATAGCCCATGTAGATCACCAAGAGCAGCGCGGTCGTCGTCAGGCGCGGATCCCAATCCCACCAGATGCCCCACGTCGCCTTGCCCCAGATCGAACCGGTCACGATCGCCACGGCGGTGAAGACGAGGCCGACCTCGGCGCTCGCGGCCGCCAGCCGATCGGCCGCGAGGTCGCGCCGCCACAGATATCGGACGCTCGCCGCGAACGTGACGAAGAAGGCGAGATACGCGATCCAGGCCGCCGGCACGTGGACGTACATGATCCGCTCGACCTGACCCTGCAACCGGTCGGGCGGGACGATGAAGAGACCGATCGTCACGACCACCGCGACGGCCGCGAGGGCGGCGGCGGCGGATGGCGCGAGGAGGCGTCGAAGCACGATCATT
This genomic interval carries:
- the ccsA gene encoding cytochrome c biogenesis protein CcsA, producing MIVLRRLLAPSAAAALAAVAVVVTIGLFIVPPDRLQGQVERIMYVHVPAAWIAYLAFFVTFAASVRYLWRRDLAADRLAAASAEVGLVFTAVAIVTGSIWGKATWGIWWDWDPRLTTTALLLVIYMGYVLVRASIVDRVRRARAGAVIGIVGFANVPIVHFSVLWWRSLHQPPTIIQPGDPTIGDVLLAELLASVLAYTLLFLYLLNRRLELERARDEAELALLERS
- a CDS encoding cytochrome c maturation protein CcmE, whose translation is MRARPATLLGLGLVVAALIALLGLAVTNAVVYYVTPTELAASPVNGPVRLYGIVVAGSVTFDRSTGALSFRVSDGQTTETVTSRFLPTALFRDGIGVVLVGRTFGPRAFAADEILIKHSAVYEPLKPGETIPPDILQQIRGGG
- a CDS encoding heme lyase CcmF/NrfE family subunit, yielding MIGSAGLTASLAGFVLAVLGLVVALRAVRSGSFDPSLRRFVFATAALAIGANVIMVVALVVHDFSVVYVAQVGGRETPLLYTIASLWGALEGSILFWAGLLASLTALLVLRTAARDEGRLPPALAVLFGLLVFFLGIVVGPGNPWGRVSPVPADGPGPNPLLQNNPLMVVHPPLLYLGLVGLAIPFALTISALVRGELDRPWLAATRRWTLGAWVALSMGLVLGAWWSYAVLGWGGYWAWDPVENVALLPWLTATAFLHSAMVQARRGSLAAWNVALVVASFSLTLVATLITRSGILSSVHSFTNTPIGPLFLALVGGAVTGSVLLAVWRLPGGPPGGALGARGVAFLVNNLLLVAIAMTVLVGTLFPLFVEAATGRQVSVGAPYFERVIGPIALGLLVLAGIGPSLPWGSWTPAARRRLVPGAITGVGLAIGDLLVGGPPELILGVAIGGFALVQSTSYLVDLARRRRPPRGVRTNPATWFSWPPRRVGALLSHAGIALVALVIVAAAAGRQDATATLRDGQTLDLGAYHVELARISSEVRPDRSIVRAAVHVGGPGLDQLVTSDLSLFPNSAQTIATPAIVPGLTTDVYLVLLDVDPLAGTASLRLTIQPFMSWLWVGGLLVATGGLAALAPRLTARSTRATAPDPEAVAAGATT